From Thermodesulfobacteriota bacterium, a single genomic window includes:
- a CDS encoding efflux RND transporter permease subunit, with the protein MSPHLGLAGRLASAFIDSRLTPLVVIAALLAGVFALIITPREEEPQILVPMIDVFVAYPGASPREVEERVTRPMERLLWEVPAVEYVYSISRPGLATCIVRFRVGESFETSLVNLHTKLQSNADLIPPGVGQPLVKPRSIDDVSILAVSLWSDRFDGLALRQVAAMVAEELKEDPEVSEIQIIGGQRRQVLVELDPVALRGHSLTIPGITASLAQANVRLAAGSFPVAGRQLLVEAGRFLTSAAEVAELVVAVHNGRPVKLGDVARVTDGPEEPESAVFMGFGPAAPDARPGQFDAVTLSLAKKKGANATAVASRSLAKIEALKGGLIPTGIEATVSRNYGETAKEKSDELLKHMAIAAVSVTVLVGLFLGARAAVVVGVAVPVTLALTILVTYLYGYTLNRVTLFALIFSIGILVDDAIVVVENLHRHFQLHGASRQTAVAAVAEVGNPTILATGTVIAALLPMAFVSGLMGPYMRPIPVGASAAMLLSLAIAFVISPWLGFLLLRGARHQPAGAGEDGWLLRQLNRAYEKNLRFLLKAPGRRLTAYGLVALLLAAAVAMVAPWQLVTVKMLPFDNKAEVAIVVDLPEGAALEETAALTRRIADLLAFVPEVTHFQTYLGLAAPYTFNGLVRHSFLRTLPHQAEIQVNLLPRHARRAQSHEIAGRLRPAVQALGQPFQAKISVVEVPPGPPVLSTLVAEVYGPEHQGQIAIASRIKEIFAATPGVVDVDWYVDDDQPKERYVVNQEKAARHGISTQAVAETLAAAVGGGLAGLVHLPEEREPVPLRLRLPLAIRAQPAGLAALGLAGGDGAFVSLAELVDRSSGVEDQAIYRKNLKRVVYVVAEVAGAAESPVYPILAMKKQIAQLPLPAGYELAQHSLTPPWLTSRYAMKWDGEWHITLEVFRDLGIAFAAVLVLISIMVVGWFRSFSVPLVIMAPIPLSLVGILPGHAAIGAFFTATSMIGFIAGAGIVVRNSIILVDFIELQLAEGLPLTEAVVSAGLIRFRPMLLTAAAVVVGSSVILFDPIFQGMAVALMAGEVASTLLSRTLVPVLYYGLKRRQMTAAAGTGR; encoded by the coding sequence ATGAGCCCCCATCTTGGCCTCGCCGGCCGGCTGGCGTCGGCGTTCATCGACTCGCGGCTGACACCGCTGGTGGTGATCGCAGCCCTTTTGGCCGGGGTCTTCGCCCTCATCATCACCCCCCGGGAGGAGGAGCCGCAGATCCTGGTGCCGATGATCGACGTCTTCGTCGCCTATCCGGGTGCCTCACCCCGGGAGGTGGAAGAACGGGTCACCCGGCCCATGGAGCGGCTTCTCTGGGAGGTGCCGGCGGTGGAGTATGTCTACTCCATCTCCCGGCCCGGTCTTGCCACCTGTATCGTCCGCTTCCGGGTGGGGGAGTCCTTCGAGACCAGTCTCGTCAACCTGCACACCAAGCTGCAGTCCAACGCCGACCTCATCCCGCCGGGGGTGGGCCAGCCCCTGGTGAAGCCCCGTTCCATCGACGACGTGTCGATCCTGGCGGTCAGCCTCTGGAGCGACCGGTTCGACGGCCTCGCCCTGCGCCAGGTGGCCGCCATGGTCGCCGAGGAGCTGAAGGAAGACCCGGAGGTCAGCGAGATCCAGATCATCGGCGGCCAGCGCCGGCAGGTGCTGGTGGAGCTGGATCCGGTGGCCTTGCGCGGCCACAGCCTCACCATCCCGGGGATCACGGCCAGCCTGGCGCAGGCCAATGTCCGCCTGGCTGCCGGCTCCTTTCCTGTGGCCGGCCGGCAGCTCCTGGTGGAGGCCGGCCGCTTTTTGACCTCGGCTGCCGAGGTGGCCGAGCTGGTGGTGGCGGTACACAACGGCCGGCCGGTCAAGCTCGGCGACGTGGCCCGGGTGACCGACGGCCCGGAGGAGCCGGAGAGCGCCGTCTTCATGGGCTTCGGTCCGGCGGCCCCGGACGCCCGGCCGGGCCAGTTTGACGCAGTCACCCTGTCCCTGGCCAAGAAGAAGGGGGCCAATGCCACCGCCGTCGCCAGCCGCAGCCTGGCCAAGATCGAGGCCTTGAAAGGCGGCCTCATCCCGACCGGCATCGAGGCCACCGTCAGCCGCAACTACGGTGAGACCGCCAAGGAGAAGTCTGACGAGCTGCTGAAGCACATGGCCATCGCGGCGGTGTCGGTGACCGTGCTGGTGGGCCTCTTTCTGGGCGCCCGCGCCGCGGTGGTGGTGGGGGTGGCGGTGCCGGTCACCCTGGCCCTTACCATTCTGGTCACCTATCTCTATGGCTACACCCTGAACCGGGTCACCCTCTTTGCCCTGATCTTTTCCATCGGCATCCTGGTGGACGATGCCATCGTGGTGGTGGAGAACCTGCACCGCCATTTCCAACTCCATGGCGCCAGCCGCCAGACCGCGGTGGCCGCCGTGGCCGAGGTGGGCAACCCCACCATCCTGGCCACCGGCACGGTCATCGCCGCCCTCCTGCCCATGGCCTTCGTCTCCGGCCTCATGGGCCCCTACATGCGACCGATCCCGGTGGGCGCCTCGGCGGCCATGCTGCTCTCCCTGGCCATCGCCTTTGTCATCAGCCCCTGGCTGGGCTTCCTCCTCCTGCGCGGCGCCCGGCACCAGCCCGCCGGTGCCGGGGAGGACGGCTGGCTGCTCCGGCAGCTCAACCGGGCCTACGAGAAGAACCTGCGCTTCCTCCTCAAGGCTCCCGGCCGGCGCCTTACGGCCTATGGCCTGGTCGCCCTGCTCCTGGCGGCGGCTGTGGCCATGGTCGCGCCCTGGCAGCTGGTCACCGTCAAGATGCTGCCCTTCGACAACAAGGCCGAGGTGGCCATCGTGGTGGACCTGCCGGAGGGCGCGGCCCTGGAGGAGACCGCGGCCCTGACCCGCCGCATCGCCGACCTGCTGGCCTTCGTGCCGGAGGTCACCCATTTCCAGACCTATCTCGGGCTCGCCGCCCCCTACACCTTCAATGGCCTGGTGCGCCACTCCTTCCTGCGCACCCTGCCCCACCAGGCGGAGATCCAGGTCAATCTCCTGCCCCGCCATGCCCGGCGCGCCCAGAGCCATGAGATTGCCGGCCGCCTGCGGCCGGCGGTCCAGGCCCTGGGCCAGCCGTTCCAGGCGAAGATCTCGGTGGTGGAGGTGCCCCCCGGGCCGCCGGTGCTCTCCACCCTGGTGGCGGAGGTTTACGGCCCGGAGCACCAGGGCCAGATCGCCATCGCCAGCCGCATCAAGGAGATCTTCGCCGCAACGCCGGGGGTGGTGGATGTGGACTGGTACGTGGACGACGACCAGCCCAAGGAGCGGTACGTGGTCAACCAGGAGAAGGCCGCCCGCCACGGCATCAGCACCCAGGCGGTGGCCGAGACCCTGGCCGCGGCCGTGGGCGGTGGCCTGGCCGGGCTCGTGCATCTGCCCGAGGAGCGGGAGCCGGTGCCGCTCCGGCTGCGGCTGCCCCTGGCCATCCGGGCCCAGCCGGCCGGGCTCGCGGCCCTCGGCCTGGCCGGCGGCGACGGCGCCTTCGTCTCCCTGGCCGAGCTGGTGGACCGGTCCTCCGGGGTGGAAGACCAGGCCATTTACCGCAAGAACCTCAAGCGGGTGGTCTATGTGGTGGCCGAGGTGGCGGGTGCGGCGGAAAGCCCGGTCTACCCGATCCTGGCCATGAAGAAGCAGATCGCCCAGCTGCCCCTGCCGGCAGGCTACGAGCTGGCCCAGCACTCCCTGACCCCGCCCTGGCTCACCAGCCGCTATGCCATGAAATGGGACGGCGAGTGGCACATCACCCTGGAGGTGTTCCGGGATCTGGGGATCGCCTTCGCCGCGGTGCTGGTCCTCATCTCCATTATGGTGGTGGGCTGGTTCCGCTCCTTTTCCGTGCCCCTGGTGATCATGGCCCCCATCCCGTTGTCCCTGGTAGGCATCCTCCCTGGCCATGCCGCCATCGGCGCCTTCTTCACCGCCACCTCCATGATCGGCTTCATCGCCGGCGCCGGCATCGTGGTCCGCAACTCCATCATCCTGGTGGACTTCATCGAGCTGCAGCTGGCAGAAGGCCTGCCCCTTACCGAGGCAGTGGTGAGCGCCGGCCTCATCCGCTTCCGGCCCATGCTCCTCACCGCCGCGGCGGTGGTGGTGGGCTCGTCGGTGATCCTCTTCGACCCCATCTTCCAGGGCATGGCCGTGGCCCTCATGGCCGGCGAGGTGGCCTCCACCCTGCTGTCCCGCACCCTGGTGCCGGTGCTCTACTACGGGCTCAAGCGCCGGCAGATGACAGCGGCCGCCGGCACTGGCCGCTGA